The genomic DNA CTTTTCACCTCATCTTGCACACGCTCTCTGAGCCCTTGGTCACAATCTGGGCCATAAGGTTGGTTTGGTCCAGTACTCCAGATCtgaggggctcctgttatcttGAGGCCTTGCATGTTTGACGTCCTTTTTTAagaacagtcctccttatctctGAGCCCTTGGCCACAGTCTGAACTATAAGGCTGGTTTGATCAGGTTCTTGGGGTCCCAGgagctcctgttatctggaggcctaagcgcagcacaggcacatGTAGCACATATTAAGCAATGAGTGTTGCCTACATATCCATTCTTAATCAAtcgctctctaatttctaatcccATGTTTCAGGGATCTGCAGCTAAACTTTGTGGGATGGGGTTCTTGCATCTCTGTCTTTGTTCCTACAGCTGACGACAGCCCGGAGGatgagaagggggaaaaaacagagaCACCGAACGGAGCTGAGATACATTCgggatgatccaaggggaacTCAGCCCAGAAGGCAAACTCAACACTACACTGTCAACCACAGGAAAGCTCCAAGGAACCACGTGGAGAAGTGAGGCCGGAGCCCCATGGCCGCTGGTTGCTGAGGACAGGTGGAAGCCTGAAAGGCTGctgaggggatcccacagtggGGAGAACCTACAGCAGCAGTGAGGCCAGAAGGCCAGGAGGCCAGGAGGCACGGCATACAGAGCCTCCTATGGGTGTGCACACTGTGGGAAGACCTTCAGCATGAGATCGTTCCTCGTCCCCCACCAGAGAATCTACACTGGGGAGAAGACCTTCACGTGACACAAGTGCAGCCACTACTTTCGGCCTACTGTGAGGCCGCTAGAATCCACTAGATTCCAGGAAGAGTCCTTATTTTGCCTCGAGGGTGCAAGAGGAGGCTCATACGGTATCCTAGAGTGTCCTCGGAGGACTCTAGGGCATCCTAGAATACACTGGGGGTCACTGGGAGGCTTTCCGGGGAAGCTAGAGGGCACTGGGTGGCACTGGTAGACCTGCAGATGATCTAAAGTGCAGGGGAGGACCACAGGCGCCCTCCAGTGTGCGCGAGAGTGCACTAGAGAGCCCTGCGAGGCCTCCAGAGGCCATTAGATTCCTGGAAGTGTCTTTATTTTGCCTCGAAGGTGCAAGAGGAGGCTCTGTAGGACATCCTAGAGTGCCTTGGAAGGCCTCTAGGGCATCCACTGCTCTTCGTCTGGGGTTGGTGTTGGGTGAGGTTTTGAACGACcataagtaactacatgattcccagAACTACAGTGGGAGAAAGgcaactatatatatatatacatgcatatatatatatatatatatatatatatatatatatatataaccagcTAAAGCATGACATGGTTCTTGCCTCCTCTCACAGTGGACTAGGAGGTGTGAAGGAGGCCGGGGAACATGTGagcagggtacagccactgtccagcTCTGGCCACCAGCTGTACCTGGCATGAGGGCCTGCAGTCTTTCCCCTGCAGACACTTGGAACCAGCAGGAGGGCTGGCCACCAGCTGCTTAGATTCACTtcgcttttctttgtttttccttgctctgctttgctttgttcttcccggcacagttttgcttttccttgtctgctttcctttgctgttcttgcccctgctttgctcttctttgcCTCAAATTGCTTTGCTTTGATATGtgtgctttgtctttcctggcaatgctttgcttttccttgtgctactttcctttgctttgccttgctctgctttgtcttccctggccctgctttgttttgcttttcctggctCCGATTTGCCTTTCCTGGCCCtgctttccttggttttctTGGCTcggctttgctttgttttcctttgcttttcctgtgaCACACAGAAACAAATTTTACAACTCAAGGAGAGTTATAAAGCAGGTATGTTTATTGCAGCACTGGGTGCAAGGGGGATCACTCCTCCTAACTTGCACACCAAGGGTTACTACCAGGGTGCTTATATTGATGagatatatacatattcatttcatttcccccccgccccaccccaccccacacacaTGTAAGTCTCTTGTATGTTCATTACGTATCCAAAGAATTATTAACATAGGTTCCCGCCCCTATTTGCATGCACGCTAGAGTCCTCGGGTGGTCATCCAGCATACTCTGGTGGTCTTTTGATAAAGGCCAGAAGTCTTCCTCGCTGCTAAACTTTTGACCCTTCCTGTCATTTACAGACTTCAGCAGTCCAGGTCAGTTCTTGCTGGTTACCTTTAGGGTCATCCTGTCCTTGTGGTCAGTATACAACATACTTCCTCTTTCAATCCTGTCCTTGTGGTTGATTTACAAAATACATCTGTGTtagtttgtggtggttttactcgggtgggcagctgagttccaccaaggccgctctctcactcccattcatcaaagaggaagggggagaaaataggaCACAAAGAGCTCAAagtttgagataaggatgatttaattaaagggaaaagggagtggtaaaaaaaaaaggggagggaaaaaaaaaaaaaaaagcaaaggcagcacagaagcacaaagaaagaaaagtaattactctctacttcccatcagtgAGTGATGTgcagccacgtcctgggaagctgGGCCTCAATATGCATAGCGGTTGTTCAGGAGAACAGACGCTTCCACAAcaagagccccccccccctccccttcccctttcccacttTTTATTGCTGTGTGACATTATATGGCATGGAATACCCCTGTGGtaggtttaggtcagctgccctggtgatgtcctcTCCCCATCATCTCTGAAGTCTCTTTTACTGCACATCTGCAAGGGTAGGGCGTCCTGCAAACCCCCCTGCTCCAGGTAGAACCCAGCTGTCCAGTGCCCCACATCTCTCCACAGTTCTTCTCGCACTTTTCTCATGTTCCTCATTCCCAGCGTCCATCTACCTGGGGTCTCCTGTACCAGGCATGCCATTCCCACTGTCCATTGTGGCAGTATCCCTGACACCCCCATGCCTGGCAGGTCAGGAGGAAAGTGAGAATGCACCAGAGAGCAGCTTGAGGAGAGGGCCTGAGCCTCCAATTATTTCAGGGTGCTCCGTGGCTCTTTGCCAGGGGGACCCTTCCTCTTCCAGCTCTCTCATCCTCTCTTCACAGGAGAGATGAGGAGGTTAAAGATTTAAAGGTATGACTAGATGATCTTAtaggtctttttcaacctgaatgattctgggattctgtgttCCAGTCCCAGCATTTTGCTCCAGCATTGCTGGCTCCTCTTTCACTTGGtttccaccaggacccccagggcCTTTGCAGAGCTCCTTTCCATCTGGGTGGCCCCCAGCATatcctggtgcctggggttgttcctcccagCACAACCAAGCACAACCTAAGACCTCCCCAGCTATCCCAAGATctccctgtgaccccccccaaGAGCCCATTTTGGGGTATTTGACCCCTGCCAGCACTCcccacaagcacacacacagtgccccccccccctccacacacacactgtaTCTCCACCCATGTCACTTGTCTACACCTACGCAGGTTCCCCTGCCCTGGATGCCTGGGTCCCTTCCTGGATGCTAGcacagatggatggatggatggacggacacAGACGCATGGCATGCATTGGCAAATTTTGCATCATCCCAGAGGCCCCCTTGAACATCccaaattgttttctttcttgttcatCCCTCTTTTATTGGTTACAGTCCTGCCCAGGCCTCACCAGGACCATGGGGTGAGGGGAGTGATGAAGAcatggaaggagggagggagcaatGgttggaaagagagaaggagagaggcatGAACAGAGGGAGGGGTTTGTGTTAGGGCCACCACAAAAtccatctcctctccacagCCTTCTCCACCATCATGCCCTTCCTATCCCACTGTCCCCTGTCTCTGTGTCCTCCACTactgtccccacatcccccatccccatgatttccactgctgctcccccatcccctgtccctgtgtcctCCACTGTCACATCCTGGCACcccttttccttgtctttctgTGTGGTCCTTGCCTGGTGGGTGGCCCTGGCCGTGGTCTTACGGGAGCTGTGGAAAACCGTGGAGCCCTCCAGAAGCCGGGGCAGGAGAGCAGTCCCAGCAGTGTGGCACAGCCCCCGGCCAGCACAGGCGTAGAGCAGGGGGTTTAAGGCACTGCTGAGGAAGGCCAGGGCAGTGGCTGGTGGGCGGATGGCCCTGGCGACCCTGTTCAGGGGCTCATTGCCCTTCTGCAGCTTTGCCACCACCTCCAGCAGGCTGGCGATGTGGTAGGGTCCCCAGGTGACAGCGAAGGCGACCACCACAGCGGCCACAAGCCCCAGCGTGCGGCCCCGCCGTGCCAGTCGTGTGCGCCGCAGCCGCTGCAGCAACAGCCCATagccagcagccacagcagtCAGTGGCagggcccagcccagccctgtcTCCAGCAGGTTGTGAGTCACCAGCCAAGCAGTGGAGCTGTGTTTCCGCTTGCAGTGCCCATCCTCCACATGCCGGAAGGCGATAGAGGGAGTAGCCAGTATCAACGCCACCAGCCAGGTGACTGCCGCGGCCCCATGGGCCAGTTGGGCAGCGCGGTCACCCACCACTACTGCCGCCGATGGCCGGGACACCACCAGGCAGCGGTGCAGGCCAAGCAGGGCGATGAGGAAGACGCTGGCATACATGGCGGCAGCACAGATGTAGTTGCAGCCACGGCAAGCAGCCAGGCCCAGGTCCCAGCGACCGGTGCTCAGGAAGCGGATATAGACAGGGCCGGTTAGGAGGGTGGCCACATCGGCCAGAGCCAGGTGGAACACCAGCAGCATGGGGATGCCACGGCGACGGGTGGCTGCGCAGCTCCACAACACAAGGGCATTCCCTGGCAGCCCTATGACCATCGCTGCGGACAGGAGGGTCAGTCCCACTGCTgcgctggggatgggggtggcTGTCCCATTGGAGGAGGGTGTGGACATTGCAGTGGGAGCTGTGGGGATGGAGTTAACCGGTGTCACCCAGAGCAAACTCAGCCATCCCTGCATCTCCCCATCTCTCCATCCCCCTCCTCCAATACTGCCATTCCCTAGAGCCCCTCCCTTCCTCATctgtccttctttccttctccccaccCTCTGAGACCTCCTCTTCTTTCCGTTCTACTCTCATCTCCTCCCCTATATCTTGGCATCACACAGACCTCCAAGCTGACTCCCAGACCTCCCAGTGGCCAGCCACACCACCAAAGTTATTCCCCCAAACCTCCCAGTTGACCCCTTAGACGTCCCAGTTTTCCACCCGACCCTTCCAGTTCCCATAAACCTCCCAGTCACATTCCAAACCTGCTAGTACCCCCACCTCACAGATATTCCATGTGATCCTCAAGAACTTTATTTGTCCACCCATACCTCCCAGTCATCTCAAGAGCGCTCAGTGGCCCCCCAGACCTCCCACCCCACCAGCCTTCCCCCCAGTACCTCAGGGCCTCACATGTCCCTTCCCAGTCCCTGGCAGGGGTGGTGGGTCCTCGGTGCCCCTGTAGCCAGCAGTGGCCACGACCGTTGGGTGCTACTTCCCCTCCACTCAGCCCCAGTCAGGAAACACTCACGCAAGAGGAAGAAGGCAGGGAAACCACAGACAGGAAAGGGGCACGTGAGGAAGAGTGACACTGGGCCTTAGTTTTCCCCTGCCTGGacaggggcaggaggggatgACACCACCAGCAGCATTGCCAACAGGTAGAAAGACCCTTCCAAAGGCCCTCCAGAAGAGGCTGTCTGATTGTTCCATGGCTGTAGGGTTGCGTGTATGCAAGGTTGCATGGCTGCAGGTATGGTTAATGCACCTTCTCATCCTTTCCTTCtaaaagcagcagagagcaaAAATGGCTGGCATTGCCTACTTCTAATCTTGATAGCCCTTGGTCAGTCAACATCATGATGGGAATTTGATGGGAAAAATGAAGGGAGAAACTGTATGCTGTTGTCAGACATCTCTAGTCTTACCTCTCTGGGGCTGGACAATGGTATGACAAGAACCTGGGGGGTAAAAAGTCCTTTAGTGTGCTGGATAACAGAGGGTCAACACTGCCAATGGGTCTTTGTCTGGCTTGGGATTGTACCCCATCACACAATCATCTTGGTGGTTCCCGAATTTCAGGCTTGGACACAAATGTTGGGACAGGCATGTGAAGGGCTGGACAGAGGAAGGGTGTGATGGATGAAGGGACAGATAAAGGGTGAAAGAatggaggcagggagagaggcATGGAGGGAAGGATAAGAAGGTGCATTAACCATACCTGTCAGTAAGCACATaggagaagaccttccctgtggCTTCCATGCTATCTCAACATGCTCCCAGTCAGCCACCCTCTCCTAGAGGGCCTTTGGGAGGGTCTTGTTGCCTCTTGGCAATACTACTCGTGGTGTCACCCCCTCCTGCCCCTGTCCAGGTAGGGGAAAAATTAAGGCCCAGCATCACTCCTGTGTTCCTTTCCTGCCTTTGGTTTCCctgtcttcttcctcttccttacGTGTTTCCTGacctgggctgggagcaggggttAGCCAATTTCAGGTTTACATGAGTGACATTCTTGCAGTTGCACCCAATCAGGAAGTCACTAAGACCTTCTACATACAGATGAAAGTAGGCTCATGATCACAAGCCCtagttctcatgggggacttcaactgcCCTGGTATCTGCTGGAAAGATCATACAGCTAGGCACAAACCATCCAGCAGGTTCCTGGAGAGCAGCAATGCTTACCTTGACATGGGTGATAGATGAGCCAAAGAAGAGAAGTGTGCTCTGGACCTTGTGCTAACAAAGAAGGAGACATAAAGGTTgagggcagccttggctgcagtgaccatgagatggtggagttcagaATCTTGCAAGGACAAAGAAGGGCAACGAGTTGCATTGCACCTCTGGACATCAGGAGGGCAAACATTGGCCTCTTCAGGGACCTATTTGGAGGAATCCCATGAGTTAGGGCCTTAGAAGGAAAGGGGGACCAAAAGATCATTCGAGCATCACTTCCTCCAAGATCAAGATCGATGTATCTGTATGAGTAAGAAGGCAAGCAAAGGGGGcaggaaaagacctctaaaatcatctagtccaacctttaaacCTTTAAGCTCCTCATCTCTCCTGTGAAGAGAGGATGAGAGAGCTGGAAGAGGAAGGGTCCCCCTTGCAGAGGCTTCTGCAATAATCGGAGGTGCAGGCCCTCTCCTCAAGCTGCTCTCTGGTGCATCCTCACTTTCCTCCTGACCTGCCAGGCATGGGGGTGTCAGGGACACCACCACAATGTGGGAATAGCATGCCTGGTACAGGGGACCACAAGGAAGATGTACGCTGGGAATGAGGAACATGAGGAAAGTGCGAGAACTGTGGAGAGATGTGGGGTACTGGACAGCTGGGTTCTACCTGGAGCAGGGGGGTTGCAGGATGCCCGGATCCCATCCAAGGTCTCTGggtgccctggggagggggatGAGACCCGCGCCACTTCCAGCGGTCCTTCCCCACAACCTAATGGACCAGGTCCTGCCCAGCACCCGGTGATGTCGGGTGCTACTCAGGCCCCCATTTTGGGCCTGAGTTGGGGGCAGTGGCACCAATTACAGTGAGGAACCTCTCGAGGGAGAGGATGAAGTAGGAGCGCTGGGCTGAGGAAGGGGCAGGGAAAAGACTGGGGCCGCAGGTGGgacaggggaggaggagaggggcacTTGGTGAtgaggaagggagacaggggctgggctggggccaCAAGATGGGCAGGGACATGTAGGGGCAAGCAGAAGTGGAGGCTCCAGGTGCTCAGCACAGAGGTGGGCAAGTCTACCAGCACAGCCACCCCAGCCACCTCCTGGAACAGCTGTGATTCTgctgggagagggggaaggggTGATAGGAAATGAGGGATGCCACACACCACGGTGACCCCCGTGCTCAGGTGACGCCCCTGGTCCCACCCGGGTTCCCTCTAGCAGAGCAAATTAAACTTTGATCAAAGGTTGGTCTCTTCCACATGCCTTCTCCAATGGCTAATCAAAGGGTGAATTGACTGGCTGTTAGCTCAGGGAAAGCTTGTATGTagagttttcttttctgcttgaaGGGAATTTTCAGTAAGCCTCCAAGAGCCGCACTACTGCTCTGACTCTTGCATCAGATAGATCAGTGGGCTCAGAAATTACTGAGAAAGGAACGCATGCATGTGCACACGAAATTTTCCTACAGTTTCCTTAGGAAATAGGTGAAGAAAGCTGCTTACAACAAGAAGGGCAAACCAAACATGGTGATagattttatgtactttttaaggtactttcagtacttaaaatgggctttaaaaaaaaaaatggaatgagTTTTTACAGGGGCAGATAGTGATAGAAGAAGGCAGAATGGTTTAAAACTGTGgttttaatggttttaaacaGGATGAGAGAATTAGATTATATGTTACGAGGAAATTGATATTATATCATTCtatcaaaaatatatatgttatagTGGATAACACACTAACGTCTTCTTAATGTCTTCAGGCAGCAGTGCACCTCCTGCAACCAAGACACTGCCTGGGTGGCTTCCAGCCAGGCTCTCACTTGCCTTACAGGGTGCCCCTCT from Anas platyrhynchos isolate ZD024472 breed Pekin duck chromosome 17, IASCAAS_PekinDuck_T2T, whole genome shotgun sequence includes the following:
- the LOC101799516 gene encoding leukotriene B4 receptor 1-like, which translates into the protein MSTPSSNGTATPIPSAAVGLTLLSAAMVIGLPGNALVLWSCAATRRRGIPMLLVFHLALADVATLLTGPVYIRFLSTGRWDLGLAACRGCNYICAAAMYASVFLIALLGLHRCLVVSRPSAAVVVGDRAAQLAHGAAAVTWLVALILATPSIAFRHVEDGHCKRKHSSTAWLVTHNLLETGLGWALPLTAVAAGYGLLLQRLRRTRLARRGRTLGLVAAVVVAFAVTWGPYHIASLLEVVAKLQKGNEPLNRVARAIRPPATALAFLSSALNPLLYACAGRGLCHTAGTALLPRLLEGSTVFHSSRKTTARATHQARTTQKDKEKGCQDVTVEDTGTGDGGAAVEIMGMGDVGTVVEDTETGDSGIGRA